CTGGTGCACGGGTggcggcgtgtgtgtgggtttggCGGTAACTCACAACAGAATggtgatggagtgtgtgtgtgtgtgtgtgtgtgtgtgtgtgtgtgtgtgtgtgtgtgtgtacgtagtaTTTGTTTGTGTAGGAGTATCATATGGTAAttattggaacacacacacacacacacacacacacacacacacacacacacacacacacacacacacacacacactattatcttattattgttatgactactactactactgctactaccactactacttctaatactgcTACgtctgctattgttgttattattatcattattattattagttattattattattatcatcatcatcatcatcctcatcatcatcattattatcattactttttatattttgtctttttccctattcttgttattgttgccatcatcattatcaccaccaccaccaccaccaccaccaccaccaccaccaccaccaccaccactactactactactactactactactactactactactactactactactactactactactactactactactactaccacaaccaccaccattactacagcacaactaccatcatcattatcaaagtCACACACTGTCCATCAATATTAAAGCAGCACACTTTCTAAAGCCTTTTGGAAACGTTCTTTTTAACACAGTTCTCTTGGTCCTTATATTACATTGCATCCTTCGTTCAACTTTTGTTCAGATTTCTCTCGTGGTCTCTGCGTGTGTGAATCGGCTGTTGTAGCGAGGAAGTGCTACTAATGTTATTCAAGATGTTGAGTaaaagtagcagagagagagagagagagagagaggtatgtaaggtggcggcggcaggtgGTTAGCAAGGAGCATCACATGACATCTGTTAAGCTGTTATGTGGGACgatgctagtctctctctctctctctctctctctctctctctctctctctctcattttgtgcGTTATTCGAAAAAAATGTCTTAGCAAATAGGCATGGCGATAATTTTTCTCTGGTTaagttgttgttactactactactactactactactactactactactactactaataataataataataataataataataataataataataataataatgttattgttgttgttgctgttgttgctgctgctgctgctgaattCAGCTtccgcttacacacacacacacacacacacacacacacacacacacacacagtatatctCACCACATTTGATATACATAActtctacaattttttttcactcaagcATCCCATCAAAGTTTTCTCCACAATattacctttccttttatcttctttgttaAGTGGgatgatgactctctctctctctctctctctctctctctctctctctctctctctctctctctctctctctctcgttaccgtGTAACACTGTtactattaattttatttttagtagtagtagtagaagtagtagtaatagtaaattgAGATGGATTTCAGTGTTAGTTACTGTTCCTGTGATGAGGTGCGCGGTACATATAGTACGTACTGTACGTAGGAACGTGGGGTGGTTCGTGAAAACAAAACTGGCCGTATCCACGAGCACCGGTAGAAGGACAGTAGGGGGGAATGGGGAGGGGGTGGAAATGGGGCGGTGCCTTTATGGGTCTGGTTGATGTTGCTGTCTGTTGGTGCTTGAGTAGTGAAAAGGGAGAGTAAATATAACATAGCGCTGTAGTTTGTGAgaacaggtgagggaagggaaagggagtggagggaaggaaggtgtctCTTTATGTCTGCTTGTCTACTTACAATAACTCCCTTTCTGTACGCATTATTCTGTCCAACACCTgatatactcgtgtgtgtgtgtgtgtgtgtgtgtgtgtttgtatatatatatatatatatatatatatatatatatatatatatatatatatatatatatatatatatatatatatatatatatatatatatatatatatatatatatatatatatatatatatatatatatatatatatatatatatatatatatatatatatatatatatatatatatatatatgtgtgtgtgtgtgtgtgtgtgtgtgtgtctatatatataggTGTGTGCGTGTTCATAAAGGCCCAGATACActtacattatctctctctctctctctctctctctctctcaatagatgTAACAAATCTTCTTAGCGATACATTTACTCTCACCatcattttattgtttattgcaaAGGCTAATCCGgcggtggatgggtggatgcctGCCTGTCCGCTGCCTCAGTGCCTGCCTGGCGGCTGGCGGCTGTCGGCTTGCGTCAGCTGCGGAGAGAAACTCGAGGGAGGGCCGCGGCCGTGGGAGTGTCTGGCGGGCACCGGAAAAGAACCTCGCATCAGCGAATCAATAGTCATTCTCGCTGAGCATTTATCACTTCTCACTTGTAACAAATTATCTGACAAAGTATTAATGTGAATTTCAAAAAGTAGTAAAATATGTTGACTATTTCACTCCTGTACGGGAAATCTGCTTCCAGATAAACCTTTTTCATTTACTGGAGAAAGTGTCTGCATTCGTGAAAACGTTGCTGTGATAGTCATTAATACAACCAACATTACTCTTGTCATCTAAAGTCATTAATACAACCAACATTACTCTTGTCATCTAACGGTCAGTCATTAAATCAGTAATTCAGTATGACCATTCACCTACTGCTGATTGTCAAAGCACTACTTGGATTGCATGACTTGCGAGTCAGGATGTTGTAAGGAGGCCAAACAAAACACCCACTAAATATCACATACTGTATGTATTTAAACACTCAACATGGTCTGTGGACAGCTGACCATGGTACAGCTCAGGTCTATTCTGTAACTTGTATGACCTGAAAGCAGCAATGGTGAGGAACATGAGTAACGTGATGATGACAAAACTGTCGACACTACTCAATTCAACTTTATCTAACTAAATATTATAAAACGTCAGTGAAATTTCAGTAGCTGAATATGAATAGTTACAAAAACATGGAATACAGagttaaaaatatacaaaataatgcACATAATGCAAAGCAAACATTGAGATGAAAATTATGCAAACAACACATCGCTATAGTTAAAGTAATAGTTATTGCAGGCAGAATACTGTCCAGAACTCTTGTGGCAAAACTTCAAGACAGTGacagagataaacagagaaTCTGCTCAATATCTGCCTCCCAGCCAGGTAAGAACAGCAGGCAGGTGAGACAGTGAGgggaacacagaaaaaaaaactataataataataataaaaaaaaaacagctttacCCAGAGAGCAGCCAACTAATCACCTTGTAAACTTACTATACTCTTCCtagttgctatttttttttctatttaattttttatctttttttttcttttttctttttgacatGGAAGTAAAGGCAATTGTTTAGTGAGCTTCTCAGTGTGAATGAAGAGATTGGTGTTAAGTTGACAGGATGCATGAAGGACATTGAAACCGTGCATCAGTGAACAATTGTGTGCTTTGACTTGCGTGATATGAAGGTTTGAGTGAATGGTTGCCCTGGATGAGGATTGAAGTTTCCGACTAAGTTTCAGGACCATGAATGATGCCAAAcattagaggtggtggtggtggtggtggtggtggtggtggtggtggtggtggtggtggtggtggtggtggtggtggtggtgatgatgatgatgatgatgatgatgatgatgatgatgatgatgatatgttgatgattatggtggtgatgagtccAGATTGTCACGTTTGTTGCCTAAGTGTGTCCAACTGAGCTTTTAGTGCAGTCATCTTGTCCTCCAGCAGGTTGAGGGGTTCCTGTACCCCCTCCACCATCTCCCCTGTGGCCACATTGACCTGGCCCCGCCGTGCCCCACTAAGTACACCGTTGATGCACATTCTTGCAGAGTTCAGGTCAGTCACTGCAGCTTCTGGACTGGTTCCCTCTGTCATGGTGACGGCAGCTTCTGCCAGTGCTACCGCCCGATGCAGTGCAGCCACTACTGTCATAGTATCCTTTTCCCAGCCTGGCCGCTGTGTGGTGGCTGCCACTGCCTTCCTGAACCGCTGCATGGCCTGATGGCGAGTCTGGGGATCAGGGGAGAGATGAGCACGAGTCAGCTCCCCATAGAGGTACCAAAGTTCAGGATGTGCTGGCACCTCACTAGTGAGGCGACCCAGCAGCTCTGAGCAACGGCGGTAGAGGCCCTGTGCCTCACGGCCCTCAGGGTCGCGCTGGCCCTCCACAATGGCCTTTACCACACGACCCAGCACCTGGGTGTCCACGTGCCTCTCCTTCAGAGCCAAAATGTGGGTGTAGGCAGCCAGTGCATCCTGCATGTATCCTAGAGAGGTGCTCACCAGCATGAAGTTGTCCCACAAGCGCCAAGAATCCATTTTGCAGCGCAGGGCCTCCTTCAGGGCCTTCCAGGCACGAGGCTTCTGATCTAGCTTGAGGTAGGCTTGGCTCATGTTGTTCCAAACCTCAAAAGTATCAGGCTCCAGCACACTGCAACGCCGGTAAGCCTGTGCACACTTCTCCCAAGCCTCCACTTGCAGAGCACAGTATGCCAGCCGCTGCCACACTGGAAACTGTAGTCTGTTGATCTCCAAACTTTTTTCATAATGGGTAATAGCCTGGCTATATTCCTTCCTGACATAATAATGGTTTCCAAGACAGCGCTGGGCTCGCCCACTGCGGTGGCCAGAAAGCTCCCAGGCCCTTAAGTAGTGCTCAGTATTGTCAGTTGCCTCTCCCAACATGCACAATAACTttggtgtctctcctttctggAGTTGCTGACGCACCACCTCTGCTGCTCGTTGCCGCATCTGCAGCTCATTGAAACAAGTCACCACATCTTCCCACAGGTGGAGCTGCTCAAACACTTCCAGGGCTGTCTTGACACAGCCCAGCCGCATCAACATTCTGGCCAGCTCCTGTTGCAGCTCCCAGTGTGGTGGCACAAGCGAGGCACCAAACAGACGCAACCGTTCCCGCCGGGATGGCTCCTCCCTCCTTAGTGCTGCCACCAGTTCCTCCATTTGGTTGAGAGAACGTTCCATGGCCCTGGACTCTGTGGCCTCGACATGGGAGCGCAACAAAAGAGCAGACAGTTGTAGGCACCAGTTCTTGGGGTGCTGGAGGAGAGCAATCAGGTAGGCCTTGGTCTCCAGGTCTAACTGAACATCATTAGCTGAAGAGCGTCGTAAGTGAGTGAGGGTGGCGAGCAGGACTGCTTGTTCAACAGGCCTAAGGTCAGGGATGACATCCTGGTCCTGGTCCCTGAACTTGGGTCGGGGAAGTCGAGTGTCATCCTGCAGCAGCAGATCCTTGGGTAAatctgagggaaggagggtagtGCCTGGTAATTCCCCAGCCATCAAAGGTTGCCCCATGTACTTCACCTTGGCCACAAGCTGAGGCCGGTCCTCCTGCTGCCACTTGGTCCGTTTGCCAAGTGCCCCTGTCAACTCAATCTCCATGCCAAGTGCATCCCTGGCCCTTTTAAAATGTTGGCCTGCTCGGCCCACATCATAGTAGTAGAGGTGAAGGTGGCCAGCTTCCAAGTGGTAGAGAGCTGTCAACTCCTTGGAAACACAGAGCAGGTCAGTGTTGTTCTCTGCTTGGTTCAGGGCACACAGTAACTCTTCATACAGGCCCGGGGAGCGCTCGTCAGCCACACGTTGATGGGCTAAGCTGCACCGCATGGACCACCAGTCCCTGGTGAGGCATGTAGCCAGGTGTGGTCGTATCTCCACCAGTGCCACTCTGGCCACTGTTAAGTACTCTGGTGCTTCTAGCAGATTGTAGACTCCCTCTGTGTCTCCAACAAGGGCCTCTAAGGCTTCCTCCCATACAGCTATTGCCTCCACACCATCTGGAACCAACCCAGGCAACAGAGTATTGGGTGGAGGCCCCAGTTGTGGCCCAGTGAAGTTGTTCTGTATGAAAAGCTGCAAACAGCACAAACCCACACAGAGGACCACATGCTGctgctcttcccctccctcttccaggAAGCTGGTCAGAGCAGCCTTGTAGTGATCCCCAACACTGGTTCCAGCTGCCCGCTGCAAGCTTTTACCAAGAGCTGATTGGCAGAAAGGCTCCTGCAGTGCCTGCACGTAGCTTCCAGCAGCAACTAGCTCTGCCACTTGCCTCCATTCCTCAGTCTCTGAAAAAAGCAGTGTATTTAATTCATAAGAGATCAGAGGTTGTTATCAGAAATCTATTTTTGTCTTAAATATCTCAATAGTTGAAAATCACACTTAATTGACATCCTGCCATTAATTGGCTGCATTAGTCACTACACAAGTTAAAGTTTTTAAACAAGATATATTAAGACTATACTAAAATTTTGTCATATAATTTTGTAGTGTAAAAGATGACAATCATAATTTTGCACCAACAGATTAGTCATGTCTGTTTCACTGAGCTATGCCCCTAGATAGATACCTGATGCAAAAACTGTTACAAAAGCTGATCATATGAAGTCATTTGGTTCAAAACAATCTGTTTAGTAAAATGAAAGTATCATAACTTATTAAACCTAACATAACTGAACTGGTAAATATGAAAGCAACCAATCAAACCCAATAAATTCTTAGAAATCactaatatatttatatatatatatatatatatatatatatatatatatatatatatatatatatatatatatatatatatatacacacacacacacacacacacacacacttgggagtgacaatggaagaaaacaatcaaccggtaagccatattgatagaattttcagagagacgtataatttgctaagaaatattggattagcatttcactatatgtataaagaaatgatgaagaaattgataagtactaaaataagacctagattggaatatgcaggagttgtgtagaccccccataaaaagaaacacataaggaaattggagagactacaaaaaatggctacaagaatggttccagaatttaaagggatgacatatgaggagagactaaaagctatggatctaccaaccctggaacagagaagagagagaggggatctgatacaagtttataaattgattaacggaatggatcaagtggataatgagaaactaatccttagagaagaatatgacattagaagcacaagatcacatagtaagaaactgagaaagggaagatgtctgagagatgttaaaaaatttagtttcccacaaagatgtgttgagacttggaacagtttgagtgaggaagtggtgtcagcaaagagtgtacatagttttaaagaaaaattggataagtgtagatatggagacggggccacacgagcataaagcccaggccctgtaaaactacaactaggtaaatacacacacacacacacacacacacacacacacacacacacacacacacacatatatatatatatatatatatatatatatatatatatatatatatatatatatatatactcgaaGGCGGGAAATATTGGCTGACACTGCGCAAATTAACTATAATGCACTTCCAATATTGCATTGTAATGGCCTCTAAGATATGTGTCTAGATTCATTATAATGAGGTGGTAGTAATCAAAGGGTGGAAGGCTGACGCTTGGCAAGCACACCGTACGCTGTGGATATGCACACTGGCACAGAAAAAGCATCACTGtatgaataaaatgaacaatATTAAGATGGGTGAGTGAACGTGGCAGGATGACAGTCGCCTACAATAAAGTCATGCAATCAGGCACTGGCAGGCGGGGTGTGTCGTGTGGGCCGCGGCGCACATGGacacccaaccaccaccaccacagccacaccacatTATGTCTCACCTGATCCTTGTGATTCCCTAGGATCAGCCTCCTCGTCACCGCTGCCCTGGCCTTGCTGAGTGAGAGCCGCGTCATCTTCAGGGTGTAAATACTTAATCTCCCATGCATGTAGCGTCTTCATGGTGCCCACTACCTGCCTCCCGCCCTGCCACTCGCCAGGACCGACGAGTTTATGTCTTTACAACAGTCCACTTTTACTTTTCCAGAGGTGGTTTAAAAAGATGACACCGTTCTCAAACGTTATATCGCTTTATCTCGACTACTTTCGTCAGGCTTTACTAAGAAAATAGCAGCTTTGTGGATAGTAAATGTTTTCAGGATTTTTGCGATCTATGAACAGGGCTGTAATACATGGAGGACAACATACcgtattgaataaataaataaattgattacTTTACTTAAGTAATGTAGCTAATAGATAGTGAGTGGGATGCCGCATTGATTATTCTCAGTACTGTAATAGTATAAATTCAAACAAAATTTTTTACTGGTGACCTAAGTTATATACTACAGTTACGACAAACTCGCCACATTGTTAGGCTGTATGACTACTTTTCAGACAGAGATACTCTTCATTATGAAGCAGCGTCCTCTTGAAGACTGCCCTCAGTACCAGTAAGTGTATATtactaaatatatacatattgtATTACCATTCAATACTGGAAGGCCAGTGGCTTTGATGGGTGTCATTCATATAATATAAGCGGTGCTTTTCATTAAATGAGATTGCCTAGAAATGTAGTTCAGTGCGATGGGAAAATTGGAAATGGTAAAGTTATGATATGAGGAATTAAGTAATTAAATATATTACAGTGATTTGTTGGAAAATTTATATATCACAATGTTTGAATTCTTCATGTGGGAGTGAACTTGAGATGgccgaaataaaaaaaaaaaaaaaaaaaaaaaatctgttttaCACTTCAAGACAACAGTGCCTTGTGGCAATAGATGTGCATAAGTTGTGAAGTAAATGATGTTTGGTGCTAGTTTGTCAGGCTGTCACTGTCAGTTGTGACTGGCTTTTGAGGGAAAACTTTAAGGTAGGGAATTGAAAAAGTAACTTCTGGGCCTAAAACAATGATGTATGTAAAATGCACTTTAAATATAACACCAACTGTTTATTTTTACTAGATATATTTCAATTATGTGATTCATTAACGCCACACCTAACAAGCAGAATGGAATGGAATAGACACTGGATCCACTTCAGCACCTTCATAATGCAAACAAGTACCATAAACTGTCACTCCAAAAATGCTGCCAACATCAATGTTTCCTCATTAGTGACAAGGGGTGCAGGTTTGAAGGCATAAATGATACGCCAGTGGCAATATGAACATAGATTGCTATTATAACAGGAGTCACTTGCTGAAATATTAACtttgacaaggaaaaaaatggaatggatTCAGGATCCTCTCACTGTCTCACAAAACAAAGTCAATAATCAATACCTTtgcttttcatgtattttttcttacttttattactgATGGAAAGGTACCTATTgtataaatacatatatgaaaGCCAACTTCTGACACAAGCTGTCCAACAATACTAAATAAATATTTCATAGTATTTTTTCATGAAAATATGCAACACCATCATATTAATAATACCCTGAAATATGATGACAGATTTTTGTATATGATAATCAGACACATTTCCTTATGAGCATGAGCATCTTTAGATGGACAAATCTGAAACTCCCAACTGTATATGAGAAGctgttcttacacacacacacacacaaaaaaaaaaaaaaaaaaaaaaaaaaaaaaaattatacatcaCAAAATATGTTATGTTGCAGCATGAAGCAATACATACACAATATAAAGCAGCTTGTCATGTCAACTTTACAgatagtgtgtgtatatatgttcaTTAATGAAGGACATGAGATAGTATGCAATAGTGAATGTCAACTGGATTGGATAGATTTTACTGTCtgcaatatgtgtatgtgtgtgtgtgtgtgtggttttttttactgtttgatctgctgcagtctctgacgagacagccagacgttaccctacggaacgagctcagagctcattatttccgatcttcggataggcctgagaccaggcacacaccacacaccgggacaacaaggtcacaactcctcgatttacatcccgtacctactcactgcttggcgaacaggggctacacgtgaaaggacacacacccaaatatctccacccggccggggaatcggtgtgtgtgtgtgtgtgtgagagagagagagagagagagagagagagagagagagggggggtatgTTATGTGGTTTACATGATGATAAAGGCTGAACCCCATTGAAAATTCCTATTAATAACCCAAGGCAAATTAAACAAGTGACATCAATGGCAGCTATCACCTCCCTCCATGGCATCACATTTGAGTACATCAAGGAAGCAGTGTCAGGCCAAGTCACTTTCCTGTGATACACTAAAGACTGACACACTGCTGGAGCAAGGTTTACTTACTTCATgctcttttatttatacatttattcatttgattttaatttcttccatttatttatttattttttttttttctgtttgacatattttcttgtattttaaaGTCTGCAGCACATCACccaaaaagaaatgtataaagTAAGGGTTTGTGTTTAGTCCACATCACCACCCACCTCCTCACCACACAATACTCGTAGTGTTGTGAAGTGATCAGTGAGCAACATCAGATTCAGGGAAATAAGTCTTGTcaacaaataaaacataatcAAAATCAATTATATCAGAAAACTTCAATTGTGAAGaagtcagcaaaaaaaaaaaaaaaaaaaaaaaaagttacacgtCACAAAGGTTAAGGTCACTGATACAAAGATGCAAGAGGTGAGAAAGTCAGAAAACCCAAACGgtaggaaaataatgagagagaatattacgaGTAGCTACCAATCAAAATACGACCTATTGTGAGTCTTTTATCAAACTAGATTAAAGTTGAACAACTCCATCAAATGGATTGTTCACCACACACCAGAACTGATATTTATCATTAGGCCTACTATGTCATTTACAATTTAGCATACAGTGATAAAATAGGTATCTAAATACAGTGATTCAAAATTTAGTGCACTTCATGGGGGATGGTGTCAAGCTACAATCACAATGATAcacacattttatatatatatatatatatatatatatatatatatatatatatatatatatatatatatatatatatatatatatatatatatgtatacacacacacacactgcagatgATGATTTTTGAAGTTTTTGAAGTGTTTCACAGCTCTTTAACAAACGACAAGAAAAGAACATCATGCTTGAAATGTACTATTTTAAACAGGGCAACTCTCACCATTATCATTCAagtcaaaacaacaaataatatacTGCAACAAACTAAATGTACATAGGAGCATGTTCCCAATAGATCATGGGCTGGACATAGTATAGTGCATTGTCTGACAAAGTTTAAATACTCAAGTAAAATTTTACcttgaattaaaaaaaacactcttccAGCATTTCTTGCTATGGAAATATGGATAGAATAGCCATCCTTCCAAGAACATTCCAAATGTAGTGGTACATTTGGTCACCTTTCAGTGTTATGATTTGGAGTGAAAACAATACAGAAATGCAATATACGTATATAAGTTACAGGATGAGATGTGGCTTCCTGGTGTGAGTCTCAGGCCTTCTCTTGCAGGAGACTCAGTGTTTCAGGCCGGAGGAAAACGTTGTCGTCCAGATTGGGGTCCTGGACCTCAAAGTCCCATTCAAAATTGAATACCACAGCAGGGACAAGACGCAGCTCCACCAGGGTTTGTTCCTCCTCAGTCACCTGCACAATTTAAAATTTTGTGGTTTAAATTATTGAACAATTTTCTATTTAATAATGGTTCATTGGTACCCAACCTTCAGATGCATAACATTCTTTTGAAATGAGTGGGCTAGTGTCAAAACCTCTAAGCTGGCTGTTATTACTTATAGATACCAGAAAAAATGTTTAGTTCTCTGAATGCAAATCAGCATGGCAAATGAATTaactataaaaagaaattgGGTAAATATTTTCTCTAAAGCATTTTGACTCATTTTTCAATCTGACTGCAGTAATTAATGCAAGAATACATTAGGCAATTCATAAAATGAATTTATCCCTCCAAACTGCacatgaaaattaaaaaaactgaaaatgtaAAATTCattacatgacaaaaaaaaaaaaataaataaataaataaaaataaaaaaaataaataaataaatgaatgaataaaaataaaaatcagctGAAATATGCATCAAAAGGTACAAGAAAAGTTGTGTTCAAAAGTGCCACTAATACATGACAATTTTTAAGGAAGAATATAGACAAAAAGGTTTACgtttaatgaaaatattaatggaaaaaaagtaatatctagtgttttcaaACTTGGCAAGAAAACTGCACAATAATACAATCCATTATGAAAATTGCAAGATGAGAGCCATGTAACAATTTTCATTAACTAAGTCATGACA
The window above is part of the Portunus trituberculatus isolate SZX2019 chromosome 31, ASM1759143v1, whole genome shotgun sequence genome. Proteins encoded here:
- the LOC123511655 gene encoding tetratricopeptide repeat protein 27-like, translated to MKTLHAWEIKYLHPEDDAALTQQGQGSGDEEADPRESQGSETEEWRQVAELVAAGSYVQALQEPFCQSALGKSLQRAAGTSVGDHYKAALTSFLEEGGEEQQHVVLCVGLCCLQLFIQNNFTGPQLGPPPNTLLPGLVPDGVEAIAVWEEALEALVGDTEGVYNLLEAPEYLTVARVALVEIRPHLATCLTRDWWSMRCSLAHQRVADERSPGLYEELLCALNQAENNTDLLCVSKELTALYHLEAGHLHLYYYDVGRAGQHFKRARDALGMEIELTGALGKRTKWQQEDRPQLVAKVKYMGQPLMAGELPGTTLLPSDLPKDLLLQDDTRLPRPKFRDQDQDVIPDLRPVEQAVLLATLTHLRRSSANDVQLDLETKAYLIALLQHPKNWCLQLSALLLRSHVEATESRAMERSLNQMEELVAALRREEPSRRERLRLFGASLVPPHWELQQELARMLMRLGCVKTALEVFEQLHLWEDVVTCFNELQMRQRAAEVVRQQLQKGETPKLLCMLGEATDNTEHYLRAWELSGHRSGRAQRCLGNHYYVRKEYSQAITHYEKSLEINRLQFPVWQRLAYCALQVEAWEKCAQAYRRCSVLEPDTFEVWNNMSQAYLKLDQKPRAWKALKEALRCKMDSWRLWDNFMLVSTSLGYMQDALAAYTHILALKERHVDTQVLGRVVKAIVEGQRDPEGREAQGLYRRCSELLGRLTSEVPAHPELWYLYGELTRAHLSPDPQTRHQAMQRFRKAVAATTQRPGWEKDTMTVVAALHRAVALAEAAVTMTEGTSPEAAVTDLNSARMCINGVLSGARRGQVNVATGEMVEGVQEPLNLLEDKMTALKAQLDTLRQQT